Proteins from a single region of Streptomyces sp. HUAS 15-9:
- a CDS encoding methyltransferase, translated as MTTAWGEFELSRFPEDPRDRLRAWDASDAYLLRHLAQERIPLSGTVVVLGDRWGALVTALAEHGPVQITDSFLSQEATRANLARAGVEPGGVRLLTTQDPPPDRVDVLLVRVPKSLALLEDQLQRLAPAVHEGTVVVGTGMVKEIHTSTLELFERILGPTRTSLAEQKARLILCTPDPALERAANPWPYSYALPEGIGTVSGRTVVNHAGVFCADRLDIGTRFFLQHLPAGRGPRRVVDLGCGNGVVGTAVALADPTAEVLFVDESFQAVASAEATFKANGVPGHAEFRVGDGLAGVAAGSVDVVLNNPPFHSHQATTDATAWRMFSGARRALRPGGELWVIGNRHLGYHVKLRRLFGNSQLVASDPKFVVLKAVKR; from the coding sequence ATGACGACTGCGTGGGGCGAGTTCGAGCTGTCCCGCTTCCCCGAGGATCCCCGTGACCGGCTGCGTGCCTGGGACGCCTCCGACGCGTATCTGCTGCGGCACCTGGCCCAGGAGCGGATCCCGCTCTCCGGCACGGTCGTGGTCCTCGGGGACCGCTGGGGCGCGCTGGTCACGGCGCTCGCGGAGCACGGGCCGGTGCAGATCACCGACTCCTTCCTCAGTCAGGAGGCGACCCGGGCGAACCTCGCGCGGGCCGGCGTCGAGCCGGGTGGCGTACGGCTCCTCACCACCCAGGATCCCCCGCCGGACCGCGTCGATGTCCTGCTGGTGCGCGTGCCGAAGAGCCTGGCGCTGCTGGAGGACCAGTTGCAGCGGCTGGCGCCCGCCGTGCACGAGGGCACGGTCGTCGTGGGCACCGGGATGGTGAAGGAGATCCACACCTCCACGCTGGAGCTGTTCGAGCGGATTCTCGGGCCGACCCGGACCTCTCTCGCGGAGCAGAAGGCCCGGCTGATCCTCTGTACCCCGGACCCAGCGCTGGAGCGCGCCGCCAATCCGTGGCCGTACAGCTACGCCCTGCCCGAGGGCATCGGCACGGTCTCCGGGCGGACCGTCGTCAACCACGCGGGCGTGTTCTGCGCCGACCGGCTGGACATCGGCACGCGGTTCTTCCTCCAGCACCTGCCGGCCGGCCGCGGCCCGCGCCGGGTCGTGGACCTGGGGTGCGGCAACGGGGTCGTGGGTACGGCGGTGGCGCTGGCCGACCCCACGGCCGAGGTGCTGTTCGTGGACGAGTCGTTCCAGGCCGTGGCGTCGGCGGAGGCCACGTTCAAGGCCAACGGGGTGCCGGGGCACGCGGAGTTCCGGGTCGGGGACGGGCTGGCGGGGGTGGCGGCCGGCAGCGTGGACGTCGTCCTCAACAATCCTCCGTTCCACTCCCACCAGGCGACGACGGACGCGACGGCGTGGCGGATGTTCAGCGGAGCGCGGCGCGCGCTGCGGCCGGGCGGCGAGCTGTGGGTGATCGGCAACCGTCACCTGGGCTACCACGTGAAGCTGCGGCGCCTGTTCGGCAACAGCCAACTGGTGGCCTCCGACCCGAAGTTCGTGGTGCTCAAGGCCGTCAAACGGTAG
- a CDS encoding tyrosine-type recombinase/integrase, which translates to MADECREQNVTSLADFDEAQARPHTRHIVKVMLDQLRHVYFTREDTKDAGFIDTEFYGVRVRNRSTVIDLSGVTQRWLRDLLWDLLDARLTSNPPRSNSTLTRPRRGCIELSAFLEAQAPAGGHDPALLAKDHAVTFVADQRHRREHGLLSLGLYENGSRFEQSPVTKCTVAATFSGARQVLRTALELGEAERLGLAREFIITIPLSTAKSGRRRPFPDGVARALAGEDNLRRLEDFDLDDRGLRDIWEALVFTGRRGSEVSGVRFDCISRLNGIPMFWHDQTKVGNYDQAIRIPERLYERIERRQATTVARFVRQHGRPPTGQERSGLALFPRRSANASGQHSVTHAWFGRCFRDWVDTLDVGHYVAHQARHTLATNLLRNGANLTHIKRYLGQVSERMAEHYTHLASTDPRLEDALNAVWVAGPGSAEPGLLLSGSEPMTREEAEALAVDLTRRSTPAEGGFCTFQPVVDGDAVGVHLNVPTHVRANAASS; encoded by the coding sequence GTGGCCGACGAATGCCGGGAACAGAATGTCACCTCGCTCGCCGACTTCGACGAGGCCCAGGCCCGGCCGCATACCAGACACATCGTCAAGGTCATGCTCGACCAGTTGCGGCACGTCTACTTCACCCGCGAGGACACCAAGGACGCTGGGTTCATCGACACCGAGTTCTACGGGGTCCGCGTCCGCAACCGCAGCACAGTCATCGACCTGTCAGGCGTCACTCAGCGCTGGCTCCGCGACCTTCTCTGGGATCTGCTGGACGCCCGGCTGACATCCAACCCGCCCCGCAGCAACAGCACCCTCACCCGGCCGCGCCGAGGCTGTATCGAACTCAGCGCCTTCCTGGAAGCGCAGGCCCCCGCGGGAGGCCATGACCCGGCACTGCTGGCCAAAGACCACGCTGTCACTTTCGTCGCCGACCAGCGACACCGGCGCGAACACGGACTGCTGTCGCTCGGCCTCTACGAGAATGGCAGCAGGTTCGAGCAGAGTCCCGTCACCAAGTGCACGGTGGCGGCGACGTTCTCAGGAGCCCGTCAGGTCTTGCGGACTGCTTTGGAATTAGGTGAGGCCGAACGGCTGGGCCTGGCCCGGGAGTTCATCATCACTATCCCTCTGTCCACCGCGAAGTCGGGCCGCCGCCGTCCCTTTCCCGACGGTGTCGCACGCGCGCTGGCCGGCGAGGACAACCTGCGAAGGCTTGAGGACTTCGACCTCGACGACCGCGGGCTCCGTGACATCTGGGAGGCTCTCGTCTTCACCGGCCGACGCGGCAGCGAGGTCTCCGGCGTCCGCTTCGACTGCATCAGCCGCCTCAACGGCATCCCGATGTTCTGGCACGACCAGACCAAGGTCGGCAACTATGACCAGGCCATCCGCATCCCTGAACGGCTCTATGAACGCATCGAACGGCGTCAGGCAACCACAGTCGCCCGGTTCGTCCGGCAGCACGGCCGTCCGCCGACCGGCCAGGAGCGAAGCGGACTCGCTCTCTTTCCCCGCCGCTCAGCCAATGCCAGCGGACAGCACAGCGTGACCCACGCCTGGTTCGGGCGCTGTTTCCGTGACTGGGTAGACACCCTTGACGTCGGACACTACGTGGCCCATCAGGCCCGTCACACCCTGGCCACCAACCTTCTGCGCAACGGTGCCAACCTCACTCACATCAAGCGTTACCTCGGGCAGGTCTCCGAGAGGATGGCCGAGCACTACACCCACCTTGCCAGCACCGACCCCCGCCTGGAGGATGCGCTGAACGCCGTCTGGGTCGCCGGACCCGGATCGGCGGAGCCAGGACTTCTCCTGTCAGGCAGCGAGCCGATGACACGAGAAGAAGCCGAAGCTCTCGCCGTCGATCTCACCCGCAGATCCACCCCAGCCGAAGGCGGCTTCTGCACCTTCCAGCCCGTCGTCGACGGCGATGCTGTCGGCGTACACCTGAACGTCCCCACCCACGTACGGGCGAATGCGGCCAGTTCCTGA
- a CDS encoding SIS domain-containing protein, with amino-acid sequence MTHVEDELNSQPECWIRAAAQAAHSGGALPGPGERVAIVGCGTSYFMAQAAAALREGAGQGETDAFAASEFPYGRPYDRVVALTRSGTTTEVLDLLGQLKGRTRTAAVTADPDTPVMTAADDIVVLDFADERSVVQTRFATSALTLLRAHLGLHPDTVVADARAALFTPLPEGLVDCTQFTFLGCGWTVGLASEAGLKMREASLSWTEAYPAMEYRHGPISITTRGTATWMLGQAPDGLAEQVRATGGLWVDGSLDPLAELVRAQRLAVAVAARRGLDPDRPRHLTRSVILAP; translated from the coding sequence ATGACCCATGTCGAGGACGAGCTGAACAGCCAGCCCGAGTGCTGGATACGGGCGGCCGCACAGGCGGCGCACAGCGGCGGGGCGCTGCCGGGACCGGGGGAGCGGGTCGCGATCGTCGGCTGCGGCACCTCGTACTTCATGGCACAGGCGGCCGCGGCCCTGCGGGAAGGGGCGGGCCAGGGCGAGACCGACGCCTTCGCCGCGTCCGAGTTCCCGTACGGGCGCCCGTACGACCGTGTCGTCGCCCTCACCCGCTCCGGCACCACCACCGAAGTGCTGGACCTGCTGGGGCAGTTGAAGGGGCGCACCCGCACCGCCGCGGTCACCGCGGATCCGGACACCCCCGTGATGACGGCCGCCGACGACATCGTCGTACTGGACTTCGCTGACGAACGGTCCGTCGTGCAGACCCGGTTCGCCACCAGCGCGCTCACCCTGCTCCGCGCCCACCTCGGCCTGCACCCCGACACGGTCGTCGCCGACGCCCGCGCCGCGCTGTTCACCCCGCTGCCCGAAGGGCTCGTCGACTGCACCCAGTTCACCTTCCTGGGGTGCGGCTGGACCGTCGGACTGGCGAGCGAGGCAGGGCTGAAGATGCGCGAGGCCTCGCTGTCCTGGACCGAGGCCTACCCGGCGATGGAGTACCGGCACGGCCCCATCAGCATCACCACGCGCGGGACGGCGACCTGGATGCTCGGCCAGGCGCCGGACGGACTGGCCGAACAGGTGCGTGCCACCGGCGGGTTGTGGGTCGACGGCTCGCTCGACCCGCTCGCCGAACTCGTCCGCGCCCAGCGCCTCGCGGTGGCCGTCGCCGCCCGCCGGGGCCTCGACCCCGACCGGCCCCGCCACCTCACCCGCTCGGTGATCCTCGCCCCCTGA
- a CDS encoding luciferase domain-containing protein — translation MTLASRALTQLATWPDLRQAVPSCGLGQALSSDRGEIAHFHSDRDVDLHLTDRAIRRFAKDLKGSGAIRIVPGSQWVTIRLDAASDVDLLMTLVSVALQAQQVWPDPVGRFEAGCNDQRGAGFVRADPGGI, via the coding sequence ATGACGTTGGCCTCGCGTGCTCTCACGCAACTGGCGACCTGGCCGGACCTGAGACAGGCCGTACCGAGCTGCGGCCTGGGGCAGGCGCTCAGCTCGGACCGGGGCGAGATCGCCCACTTCCACTCGGACCGGGACGTCGACCTGCATCTGACGGACCGTGCCATCCGGCGTTTCGCCAAGGACCTCAAGGGTTCGGGGGCGATCCGGATCGTCCCGGGTTCGCAGTGGGTGACCATACGCCTCGATGCCGCGAGTGACGTCGACCTGCTGATGACCCTGGTCAGCGTCGCGCTCCAGGCCCAGCAGGTGTGGCCGGACCCCGTCGGCCGGTTCGAAGCGGGCTGCAACGACCAGCGGGGCGCGGGGTTCGTACGGGCGGATCCCGGCGGCATCTGA
- the istB gene encoding IS21-like element helper ATPase IstB, which produces MSELTGNRIRSTAGKLGLPHLVENINEYIRRADEGKLGYLDFLDLVLSEELAVRDDRRFRNGLRLSKLPHHKTLDEYDFSFQPELDPRKVKDLATLSFVEAKANAALLGPPGVGKTHIAVALAVAACRAGYSIYFTSLDDMVRQLKAAETAGRLTSKLTTYLRPSVLVVDEVGYQPLERAEANLVFQVISKRYEKGSIILTSNKTFSEWGQVFGDEVLATAILDRLLHHCEVISINGPSYRLKNRLQAIERENQVA; this is translated from the coding sequence TTGAGCGAGCTGACCGGCAACCGCATCCGCAGCACGGCCGGCAAGCTCGGCCTGCCCCACCTGGTGGAGAACATCAACGAGTACATCCGCCGCGCTGACGAGGGCAAGCTCGGCTACCTCGACTTCCTCGACCTGGTCCTCTCCGAGGAGCTGGCCGTCCGCGACGACCGCCGCTTCCGCAACGGCCTGCGGCTCTCCAAGCTGCCGCACCACAAGACGCTGGATGAGTACGACTTCTCCTTCCAGCCCGAGCTCGACCCGCGCAAGGTCAAAGACCTTGCCACCCTCTCCTTCGTCGAGGCGAAGGCCAACGCCGCTCTGCTGGGGCCGCCCGGGGTCGGGAAAACGCATATCGCGGTCGCGTTGGCGGTCGCGGCCTGCCGGGCCGGCTACTCGATCTACTTCACCAGCCTCGACGACATGGTCCGTCAGCTCAAAGCCGCCGAGACCGCCGGGCGGCTGACCAGCAAGCTCACCACCTACCTGCGGCCGAGCGTCCTCGTGGTCGACGAGGTCGGCTATCAGCCCTTGGAACGGGCGGAGGCGAACCTGGTCTTCCAGGTGATCTCCAAGCGTTACGAGAAGGGCTCCATCATCCTGACCTCGAACAAGACCTTCAGCGAGTGGGGCCAGGTGTTCGGTGACGAGGTCCTCGCAACCGCGATTCTTGATCGTCTCCTGCATCACTGCGAAGTGATCTCCATCAACGGCCCGAGCTACCGCCTCAAGAACCGCCTACAGGCCATCGAGCGAGAGAACCAAGTGGCCTGA
- a CDS encoding class II fructose-bisphosphate aldolase, which produces MPLVRTGELVTRAAEARSAVAAFNIITLEHVEAVIAGAEAADAPVVLQVSENAVKFRYGRLLPLARAAAVAAERSCVPVALHLDHVQSDDLLRQAADAGFGSVMYDAARLPYAENLAATRAAVDWAHGQGLWIEAELGEIGGKGRPPLDAHAPGARTDPAQAAAFVADTGVDALAVAVGSVHAMTTRTAALDHELLKRLSVTVPVPLVLHGSSGVPDEGLVAAVAGGIAKVNVGTALNMAMTGAIRDFLATHPEAVDSRKYLSVGREAMAREVARIIRVLD; this is translated from the coding sequence GTGCCCCTCGTACGCACCGGCGAGCTCGTCACCCGCGCCGCCGAGGCACGCTCGGCCGTCGCCGCCTTCAACATCATCACGCTCGAACACGTCGAGGCCGTCATCGCCGGGGCCGAAGCGGCGGACGCGCCGGTCGTCCTCCAAGTCAGCGAGAACGCCGTCAAGTTCCGTTACGGACGCCTGCTCCCGCTGGCCCGCGCGGCCGCGGTGGCCGCCGAACGCTCCTGCGTACCCGTCGCGTTGCACCTCGACCATGTACAGAGCGACGACCTGCTGCGCCAGGCGGCCGACGCCGGCTTCGGCTCCGTGATGTACGACGCGGCCCGCCTTCCGTACGCCGAGAACCTTGCCGCGACCCGCGCCGCGGTCGACTGGGCGCATGGCCAAGGGCTGTGGATCGAGGCGGAGTTGGGGGAGATCGGCGGAAAGGGCCGACCGCCGCTGGACGCCCACGCGCCCGGCGCCCGCACCGACCCTGCCCAGGCGGCCGCCTTCGTCGCGGACACCGGTGTCGACGCCCTGGCCGTCGCCGTCGGCAGTGTCCACGCGATGACGACCCGTACGGCAGCCCTCGACCACGAACTCCTCAAACGGCTGTCCGTCACCGTGCCCGTTCCGCTCGTGCTGCACGGTTCCTCGGGCGTGCCGGACGAGGGGCTCGTCGCGGCCGTCGCGGGCGGCATCGCCAAGGTCAACGTCGGCACCGCCCTCAACATGGCCATGACCGGCGCGATCCGGGACTTCCTCGCCACTCATCCCGAGGCGGTCGACTCGCGCAAGTACCTCAGCGTGGGGCGGGAGGCGATGGCACGAGAGGTGGCACGGATCATCAGGGTGCTCGACTAG
- a CDS encoding DeoR/GlpR family DNA-binding transcription regulator gives MSRDARWKALLELLVERGRLDVEEAAAELSVSAATIRRDFDQLAEQQMLVRTRGGAVVHGVSYELPLRYKTARHASEKQRIAKAVADLVAPGEAVGLTGGTTTTEVARALAVRADLASGSPALTVVTNALNIANELAVRPQFKIVVTGGVARPQSYELIGPLADGVLGQITLDVAVLGVVAFDVTHGAAAHDEAEAAINRLLCEQAERVIVAADSSKLGRRAFARICAAETVDTLVTDTAVGPNTVRRFEEAGMRVVVV, from the coding sequence ATGTCGCGCGATGCCCGCTGGAAGGCGCTGCTGGAACTGCTGGTGGAACGCGGCCGCCTGGACGTCGAGGAGGCCGCGGCGGAACTGTCGGTGTCGGCCGCGACCATCCGCCGGGACTTCGACCAGCTCGCCGAACAGCAGATGCTGGTGCGCACCCGGGGCGGGGCGGTCGTGCACGGGGTGTCGTACGAACTGCCGCTGCGCTACAAGACAGCGCGCCACGCCTCCGAGAAGCAGCGCATCGCCAAGGCGGTGGCGGACCTGGTCGCGCCGGGCGAGGCGGTGGGCCTGACCGGCGGTACGACCACGACCGAGGTGGCCCGAGCGCTGGCCGTGCGCGCGGACCTCGCGTCGGGCTCACCGGCGCTGACCGTCGTCACCAATGCGCTCAACATCGCCAACGAGCTGGCCGTACGGCCCCAGTTCAAGATCGTGGTGACGGGCGGGGTCGCGCGTCCGCAGTCGTACGAGCTGATCGGGCCGCTGGCGGACGGGGTGCTCGGCCAGATCACGCTCGACGTGGCGGTGCTGGGGGTGGTGGCCTTCGACGTCACGCACGGCGCGGCGGCGCACGACGAGGCGGAGGCCGCGATCAACCGGCTGCTGTGCGAACAAGCCGAACGAGTGATCGTCGCGGCCGACTCGAGCAAGCTGGGCCGGCGGGCGTTCGCCCGGATCTGCGCGGCCGAGACGGTGGACACACTCGTCACGGACACAGCAGTGGGGCCGAACACCGTGCGCCGGTTCGAGGAGGCGGGGATGCGGGTCGTCGTCGTGTGA
- a CDS encoding tyrosine-type recombinase/integrase produces MYDGRGTQKTYAYYLVDHLRWRAREQLTTQTASLRDLLRYMGAVGARVEMPFGEPWRTPPKRPYGASALQIAASCVKGFYLHQCGLGANPGLRAALDVRELPTRVDRDRALLGHVMASVAKNPLAPAQGTRRRHPKMLPDGARPELVTVVNTARDRMVVTWLSDTSLRIGGLTGLHLVDLHLRENAGCGECRSPHVHVCHRWGNVNRAAAKAKPDWRMASGVISGGEIYRVSPAMISSYFEYMTTEYAQVATGHGMLLIQLSGPNRGEPWTSDAARGMLRRAGRRAGLPGRIRPHSFRHSFTSAILDASGNDLYVAKEAGNWASVRTVDEVYGHPDQHSPEFIQALRAVWGEEE; encoded by the coding sequence GTGTACGACGGGCGGGGTACGCAGAAGACCTACGCGTACTACCTGGTCGATCACCTGCGGTGGCGGGCCCGCGAGCAGTTGACGACCCAGACTGCGTCGCTGCGGGATCTGCTGCGGTACATGGGGGCAGTTGGGGCGAGAGTGGAGATGCCGTTCGGTGAGCCGTGGCGGACGCCGCCGAAGCGCCCTTACGGTGCGTCGGCGCTTCAGATCGCTGCCTCGTGTGTGAAGGGTTTCTACCTGCATCAGTGCGGCCTGGGGGCGAATCCGGGGCTTCGGGCCGCCCTGGACGTAAGGGAGTTGCCCACCCGGGTGGACCGGGACCGGGCTCTGCTGGGACACGTGATGGCCTCGGTGGCGAAGAATCCGCTGGCGCCTGCGCAGGGCACGCGGCGGAGGCATCCGAAGATGCTGCCGGACGGTGCGCGCCCGGAGCTGGTGACGGTCGTGAACACGGCGCGGGACAGGATGGTGGTCACCTGGCTGTCCGACACGAGCCTGCGGATCGGGGGTTTGACGGGGCTGCACCTGGTGGACCTGCATCTGCGGGAGAACGCGGGGTGCGGCGAGTGCCGGAGCCCGCACGTCCACGTCTGTCACCGCTGGGGCAATGTCAACCGGGCCGCAGCGAAGGCGAAACCGGACTGGCGGATGGCCAGCGGGGTGATCAGCGGCGGCGAGATCTACCGGGTCAGTCCAGCGATGATCAGCAGTTACTTCGAGTACATGACGACGGAGTACGCGCAGGTGGCCACTGGGCACGGCATGCTGCTGATCCAGCTGTCCGGGCCGAACCGGGGCGAGCCCTGGACCTCGGACGCGGCCCGCGGAATGCTCCGCCGGGCTGGCCGCAGGGCCGGGCTTCCGGGAAGGATCAGGCCTCACTCCTTCCGGCACAGCTTCACCTCGGCGATTCTCGACGCCTCCGGCAATGACCTGTACGTCGCTAAGGAGGCCGGTAACTGGGCTTCGGTGCGGACCGTCGACGAGGTCTACGGACACCCTGACCAGCATTCGCCGGAGTTCATCCAGGCGCTGCGTGCGGTCTGGGGTGAGGAGGAGTGA
- a CDS encoding DUF6262 family protein, which produces MTAAPDQTAAATAARRRQTQDKLHRVEKAIGQLRRERGRLTVRAIAQRAGVSATFLYENTDARSLVQAAVTESKSRHDHVSQNEHERIEASWRERALNAEDQLTRAQNEILAQRQRIGELMGQLRDFDQMVPGESVQQLTTENTTLKRRVQQLAQEHRTLQERLEGARSNLRFAEKRIADFEARLLEGGQL; this is translated from the coding sequence GTGACCGCCGCCCCGGACCAGACCGCGGCGGCGACGGCCGCCCGCCGCCGCCAGACCCAGGACAAACTCCACCGCGTCGAGAAGGCCATCGGCCAGCTCCGCCGCGAACGCGGCCGCCTCACCGTCCGGGCGATCGCCCAGCGCGCAGGCGTGTCCGCCACGTTCCTCTACGAGAACACTGACGCCCGCAGTCTCGTCCAGGCCGCCGTCACCGAAAGCAAGAGCCGCCACGACCACGTCAGCCAGAACGAACACGAGCGCATCGAAGCATCATGGCGAGAACGAGCCCTCAACGCCGAGGACCAGCTAACCCGCGCCCAGAACGAAATCCTCGCCCAGCGACAACGAATCGGGGAACTCATGGGTCAGCTCAGGGACTTCGATCAGATGGTCCCCGGCGAATCCGTCCAGCAGCTCACCACCGAGAACACCACTCTCAAACGACGAGTCCAGCAACTGGCCCAAGAACACCGAACCCTGCAAGAGCGACTTGAAGGCGCCCGTTCCAACCTGCGTTTCGCCGAGAAACGCATCGCCGACTTCGAAGCCCGGCTCCTTGAAGGTGGTCAACTGTGA
- the istA gene encoding IS21 family transposase has protein sequence MSLSEIARETGLDRKTVRKYLAGPSTPPRRSAAGQVVPRVIDEFAPLVDSMLRAEILMKASVIHERLAAEYGFTGNYQRVKLYVQQARPRIAEELGITPKELAGLHRRFEVIPGAQAQVDWGDEGKILAHMGIGKVYSFHMVLSYSRDPFCCFTTSQDLQTFFECHRRAFAHFGGVPMTIVYDRTKTVVRRHVAPGEAVPLHPEAVGFAGHYDFDIDVLAAYRPTGKGRVERQVLIVRDHVLSGRAFSSIEEMDAAFATWVPRRRDQIHKTHREVIGVRAARDHAALKPLPPTPYLVTERHLRPVGKDCLVAFDGNLYSVPARKVRPRQLVEIRATKSQIMLHTTVPDTSGETLLSAHARVVGRGAVVKADEHWDGLPTGKNRRTTTGEGPPPRREPASGSQVGSLQALLNRSAATQIEVSRRPLSVYDELTGTRPFTTKSSTRESS, from the coding sequence ATGAGCCTGTCGGAGATCGCCCGGGAGACGGGGCTGGACCGCAAGACGGTCCGCAAGTACCTCGCGGGCCCGTCGACGCCGCCGCGTCGTTCGGCTGCCGGTCAGGTGGTGCCCAGGGTGATCGACGAGTTCGCGCCGCTGGTCGACTCGATGCTGCGGGCCGAGATCCTGATGAAGGCGTCGGTGATCCACGAGCGGCTGGCCGCGGAGTACGGGTTCACCGGCAACTATCAGCGCGTCAAGCTCTACGTTCAGCAGGCCCGGCCCAGGATCGCCGAGGAACTGGGCATCACGCCAAAGGAGTTGGCGGGCCTGCACCGCCGCTTCGAGGTCATTCCCGGGGCCCAGGCCCAAGTCGACTGGGGTGATGAGGGCAAGATCCTTGCTCACATGGGCATCGGCAAGGTCTATTCGTTCCACATGGTGCTGTCTTACTCGCGCGACCCGTTCTGCTGCTTCACCACGAGCCAGGACCTGCAGACCTTCTTCGAGTGCCACCGGCGGGCGTTTGCGCACTTCGGCGGGGTGCCGATGACGATCGTTTATGACCGGACCAAGACGGTCGTGCGCCGGCACGTTGCCCCGGGCGAGGCCGTTCCGCTGCATCCGGAAGCGGTCGGGTTCGCCGGCCACTACGACTTCGACATCGACGTCCTGGCCGCCTACCGGCCCACGGGCAAGGGCCGCGTCGAGCGCCAGGTGTTGATCGTCCGCGATCATGTCCTGTCCGGGCGGGCGTTCTCTTCGATCGAGGAGATGGATGCCGCGTTCGCCACGTGGGTGCCGAGGCGCCGGGACCAGATCCACAAGACGCACCGGGAAGTCATCGGCGTCCGGGCCGCCCGCGACCACGCGGCCCTCAAACCGCTGCCGCCGACTCCGTACTTGGTGACTGAGCGACATCTGCGTCCGGTCGGCAAGGACTGCCTGGTCGCCTTCGACGGGAACCTCTACTCAGTGCCAGCCCGCAAGGTCCGCCCACGGCAGCTGGTCGAGATCCGGGCGACGAAGTCCCAGATCATGCTGCACACGACCGTTCCCGACACCAGCGGCGAGACCTTGCTGTCCGCCCACGCGCGGGTGGTCGGCCGCGGCGCCGTCGTCAAGGCGGACGAGCACTGGGACGGCCTGCCCACCGGCAAGAACCGCCGCACGACCACCGGCGAGGGACCCCCGCCGCGTCGCGAACCGGCCTCCGGCAGCCAAGTCGGTTCGCTGCAGGCCCTGTTGAACCGCTCCGCGGCCACCCAGATCGAGGTCTCACGCCGCCCGCTGTCGGTCTATGACGAGCTGACCGGGACCAGGCCCTTCACCACCAAGTCGTCGACGAGGGAGTCGTCTTGA